One window from the genome of Halostella litorea encodes:
- a CDS encoding plastocyanin/azurin family copper-binding protein, giving the protein MNRRDFLKTASGVTGAAAVAGAAPPAVAQEGGQENGTTTSGNGTAGNGTDGNETAGGGAGGGSETVALTGDNVYDPAELYIAPGTTVTFDWTSDGHNIIVDSKPEDSDWEGHEPIENEGFTHEHTFEVLGDYEYYCSPHQSLGMEAVIHVTEGGQNPNAGGGGGGEVDPHELGVPFQAHFVGIATLLAVFVSLVYSFYVLKYGESPHSSSPNRR; this is encoded by the coding sequence ATGAACAGGCGGGACTTTCTGAAAACAGCCAGCGGCGTAACGGGCGCCGCCGCCGTCGCGGGTGCGGCGCCGCCGGCCGTCGCACAGGAGGGGGGGCAGGAGAACGGAACCACCACCTCCGGTAACGGCACCGCCGGCAACGGGACCGACGGCAACGAGACCGCCGGCGGCGGTGCCGGCGGCGGGAGCGAGACCGTCGCGCTGACCGGCGACAACGTGTACGACCCCGCGGAACTGTACATCGCTCCGGGGACCACGGTGACGTTCGACTGGACCTCCGACGGTCACAACATCATCGTCGACAGCAAGCCCGAGGACTCCGACTGGGAGGGCCACGAACCCATCGAGAACGAGGGGTTCACCCACGAGCACACCTTCGAGGTGCTCGGCGACTACGAGTACTACTGCTCGCCCCACCAGTCCCTGGGCATGGAGGCCGTCATCCACGTCACCGAGGGCGGCCAGAACCCCAACGCCGGCGGCGGCGGTGGCGGCGAGGTCGACCCCCACGAACTCGGCGTCCCGTTCCAGGCACACTTCGTCGGGATCGCGACCCTGCTCGCCGTCTTCGTGTCGCTGGTCTACTCGTTCTACGTGCTGAAGTACGGCGAATCACCGCACTCCAGTAGCCCCAACAGGAGGTAA
- a CDS encoding Rieske (2Fe-2S) protein, which yields MPEDEDKYPVESDRRRFVKGVVGSAALAGVGTTGAAAIDSATSRAGAGGGTTTYMAIENTDGPAPRGMPQIPIEIEDGQVKGVWPEVQERELDSGETIQVAETTNFKDTGLTYTNRWFQYCGVQSYPGLAPDADQDNFFRYSASPPPSYGWQGEETSGGDIVEVADFEDYEDYEGTGIGQGGLGKPAVATWRSQDVDSVIPVQIIRSPIIEEMAQDDEWLAASTDQGFMAYLNKCTHFCCVPGWKSLESAAQFGAEDEVYCQCHQSIYDPFSLVERTFTALPRPEDD from the coding sequence ATGCCAGAGGACGAAGACAAGTATCCGGTCGAATCGGACCGTCGCCGCTTCGTGAAAGGCGTCGTCGGCAGCGCGGCGCTCGCGGGCGTCGGCACGACGGGCGCCGCGGCGATAGACTCCGCGACGTCGCGGGCCGGTGCCGGCGGCGGCACGACGACGTACATGGCGATAGAGAACACCGACGGCCCGGCCCCGCGCGGGATGCCACAGATCCCCATCGAGATAGAGGACGGGCAGGTCAAGGGCGTCTGGCCCGAGGTGCAGGAACGGGAACTGGACTCGGGGGAGACGATACAGGTCGCCGAGACGACGAACTTCAAGGACACCGGCCTCACCTACACCAACCGCTGGTTCCAGTACTGCGGCGTCCAGTCCTACCCCGGGCTCGCGCCCGACGCCGACCAGGACAACTTCTTCCGCTACTCCGCCTCGCCGCCGCCGTCGTACGGCTGGCAGGGCGAGGAGACGTCCGGCGGCGACATCGTCGAGGTGGCGGACTTCGAGGACTACGAGGACTACGAGGGCACCGGCATCGGGCAGGGCGGCCTCGGGAAGCCGGCGGTGGCGACCTGGCGGTCACAGGACGTCGACTCCGTCATCCCGGTCCAGATCATCCGAAGCCCGATCATCGAGGAGATGGCACAGGACGACGAATGGCTGGCCGCCTCGACCGATCAGGGCTTCATGGCGTACCTGAACAAGTGTACGCACTTCTGCTGTGTCCCGGGCTGGAAGAGCCTCGAGAGCGCCGCGCAGTTCGGCGCGGAGGACGAGGTGTACTGCCAGTGCCACCAGTCGATCTACGACCCGTTCAGCCTCGTCGAACGGACGTTCACGGCGCTGCCGCGCCCGGAGGACGACTAA
- a CDS encoding DUF7318 family protein: protein MSSQGSTYGDIHRYEPARESTAAAIAIVLLTVVEVVFVGLFTYGMVNGWGYVETGNMYLGFVLAVIFVDLAFILLLYRKEFLPDVMIVKKRRRKWEDLYVREEDADGRELAGNAWEHVKRAVYPYYKK, encoded by the coding sequence ATGTCATCGCAAGGAAGCACCTACGGCGACATTCACCGCTACGAACCGGCCCGCGAGAGCACCGCGGCGGCGATCGCCATCGTGTTGCTGACCGTCGTCGAAGTCGTGTTCGTCGGGCTGTTCACGTACGGGATGGTCAACGGCTGGGGATACGTCGAGACCGGGAACATGTATCTCGGCTTCGTCCTCGCCGTCATCTTCGTCGACCTGGCGTTCATCCTCCTGCTGTACCGCAAGGAGTTCCTCCCCGACGTCATGATCGTCAAGAAGCGTCGGCGCAAGTGGGAGGACCTGTACGTCCGCGAGGAGGACGCCGACGGCCGCGAGCTCGCCGGGAACGCCTGGGAGCACGTGAAACGCGCAGTGTACCCCTACTACAAGAAATAA